The Chryseobacterium glaciei DNA window AGGACAAAACAACGCCAACACAACCAACGACAGAACATATTACTACGAAACTTTCCCTTCAAACAATGAGCAATTGGGTCTTTGGATGGAGTCTGAAAGATTGCGTCATGCTGTTATTAACCAAGTTGGGGTAGATACTCAGAGAGAGGTTGTAAAAGAAGAAAAAAGATTGAGAATGGATAACCAGCCTTATGGAAATCTATTCACAACAGTACAAAAAAATCTATTCACGAATCACCCATACAACTGGCCAACGATCGGTTCTATGGAAGATTTGAATTCAGCTAAATTAGAAGAGTTCCAAGCATTCTATAAAAAATTCTATGTTCCAAACAACGCTACTTTGGTAGTTGCAGGAGACATTAAGCCTGAGCAAACTAAAAAGTGGATTCAGGAATATTACGGAGCGATTCCTAAAGGAACTGTATATCCAAAAAATTATCCAAAAGACGCTCCTATTACTCAGGAAAAAGAAGTTACGGCTACAGATCCTAATATTCAGCTTCCTGCGTATGTTTTTGCATACAGAACACCTGCTAACAAAGAAAAAGATGCTTATATTTTAGATATGCTTTCTTCTTATTTAAGCAGTGGAAAATCTTCAGTTTTATACAAAAAATTAGTAGATCAGGAGAAAAAAGCACTTCAGGTGCAGGCTTTCAACCAAGGTCTTGAAGATTATGGAATTTTTGCATTTTTCGCGATCCCAATGGGACAAACGACGAAGCAGACATTACAGACAGATATCGATGCTGAGATCAAAAAACTTCAGACAACTTTAATTTCTCAGGAAGATTATCAGAAACTTCAAAATCAATTTGAAAACCAGTTTGTAAATCAGAATTCGAGCATTCAGGGGATTGCTGCTTCATTGGCAACAAACCACGTTTTGATGGGAGATACCAACTTAATCAACAAAGAAATAGACATCTACAGAGGCATCACAAGAGAAGACCTGCAGAATGCCGCTAAAAAGTATCTTAATCCTAACCAAAGAGTAGTTCTTAACTACGTTCCTGAAAAAAAATAATTTTTTACAAATGAAAAAGCAATTAACATATATAGCGGTAGCATTTTTATTCACAGGAATGCTTTCTGCACAAAAAATAGATATTAATGCAATGCCGAAGCCGGGGCCAACTCCTGC harbors:
- a CDS encoding M16 family metallopeptidase, which gives rise to MKKRLLSVAAVAFFGMALNAQQIKFEEYDLPNGLHVILHQDNSAPVVTTGVMYHVGAKDEVKGRTGFAHFFEHLLFEGTPNIKRGDWFKIVSSNGGQNNANTTNDRTYYYETFPSNNEQLGLWMESERLRHAVINQVGVDTQREVVKEEKRLRMDNQPYGNLFTTVQKNLFTNHPYNWPTIGSMEDLNSAKLEEFQAFYKKFYVPNNATLVVAGDIKPEQTKKWIQEYYGAIPKGTVYPKNYPKDAPITQEKEVTATDPNIQLPAYVFAYRTPANKEKDAYILDMLSSYLSSGKSSVLYKKLVDQEKKALQVQAFNQGLEDYGIFAFFAIPMGQTTKQTLQTDIDAEIKKLQTTLISQEDYQKLQNQFENQFVNQNSSIQGIAASLATNHVLMGDTNLINKEIDIYRGITREDLQNAAKKYLNPNQRVVLNYVPEKK